A single region of the Latilactobacillus curvatus JCM 1096 = DSM 20019 genome encodes:
- a CDS encoding TetR/AcrR family transcriptional regulator, with protein sequence MESNLFNDYQEWFDQQEMPAGKRRVLKAGVELFAKQGYDGTSTAQIATQAGVSQATIFKYFKTKQDLLLAIVKPMIHNLLPVVRDEFLAHLEQPTDLPTLVHYIVADRYHFLKTNAALLEILLIQLLVDDQVRQLFLEVIIASRPAFENSVLKTAFEKQLVRAEITISDFIRTIVGQLLAYFFQNKLMPADQIDEATDLARIEGIIINGLQ encoded by the coding sequence ATGGAGAGTAATTTATTTAACGATTATCAAGAGTGGTTTGACCAACAAGAAATGCCAGCCGGTAAACGGAGGGTGCTCAAAGCCGGTGTCGAATTATTTGCGAAACAAGGTTATGACGGTACTTCAACTGCTCAAATTGCAACGCAGGCCGGTGTTAGTCAGGCAACGATTTTTAAATATTTTAAGACAAAACAGGATCTGTTATTAGCGATTGTCAAACCGATGATTCATAACCTTTTGCCGGTAGTGCGCGACGAGTTTTTAGCGCATTTGGAACAACCAACGGACTTACCAACTTTGGTGCATTATATTGTGGCAGATCGGTATCATTTTTTAAAAACAAACGCCGCGTTATTAGAAATCTTGTTAATCCAATTATTGGTGGATGATCAGGTACGGCAACTCTTCTTGGAAGTGATTATTGCTTCGCGCCCCGCTTTTGAAAACAGTGTTTTAAAAACGGCTTTTGAAAAACAATTGGTGCGTGCGGAGATTACGATTAGTGACTTCATTAGGACGATTGTAGGCCAACTATTAGCTTACTTCTTCCAGAACAAGTTGATGCCCGCTGATCAAATTGATGAAGCAACCGATTTAGCTAGAATTGAAGGCATCATTATTAATGGATTACAATAG
- a CDS encoding LysR family transcriptional regulator, giving the protein MDIRVLNYFLTVAQEKTISKAAEVLHLSQPTLSKQLKDLESELGVQLFTRGNREITLTTDGIYLQKRGREILSLVETTTTNLTHKTVVSGSISIGSGETQAFQLIAVIINDLRQRYPDITVQLFSGSADEVKERIDQGLLDFGLVIDPVEKQRYEYVRLPMSDHWGVLVADDHPLASQSTVDATTLAQYPLLISGQSLVHQQISNWFGVNLDQLEVVGTYTLLYNASLLVKTSNNAALCIDGIINTKENSLKFIPLNPPLTVNTNIIWKKGQVFSSASQVFRDTLINTNK; this is encoded by the coding sequence ATGGACATTCGCGTTTTGAATTATTTTTTAACCGTTGCACAAGAAAAGACGATCAGCAAAGCCGCTGAAGTCCTCCATTTATCACAACCGACGCTCTCTAAACAATTGAAGGACTTAGAAAGTGAATTGGGCGTCCAACTTTTTACCCGTGGTAACCGTGAAATTACGTTGACCACCGACGGGATTTATCTCCAAAAAAGGGGCCGCGAAATTCTATCATTAGTAGAAACCACAACCACCAACTTAACCCACAAGACTGTCGTCAGCGGGTCAATCAGTATCGGTTCAGGCGAAACACAAGCTTTTCAACTAATCGCGGTCATCATCAATGATCTCCGCCAACGTTACCCTGACATCACCGTACAACTCTTCAGTGGTTCAGCCGATGAAGTCAAAGAACGCATTGATCAAGGCTTGCTTGATTTTGGACTCGTCATTGATCCCGTTGAAAAGCAACGCTACGAATACGTCCGCTTACCCATGTCCGATCACTGGGGCGTGCTCGTTGCCGATGATCATCCCTTAGCAAGTCAATCGACCGTGGATGCAACGACCTTAGCCCAATATCCCTTACTTATTTCGGGTCAATCCCTCGTTCACCAACAAATTAGTAATTGGTTTGGCGTCAACCTCGACCAACTCGAAGTTGTCGGCACTTATACGCTTTTATACAACGCGTCGCTTCTCGTAAAAACAAGTAACAACGCAGCATTGTGCATCGACGGCATTATCAATACGAAGGAAAATAGCTTAAAATTCATTCCATTAAATCCGCCACTCACCGTCAATACGAACATCATCTGGAAAAAGGGCCAAGTCTTTTCAAGTGCCAGTCAGGTCTTCCGCGATACACTTATTAATACAAACAAATAA
- a CDS encoding PTS system mannose/fructose/sorbose family transporter subunit IID yields the protein MTEKKLTKKDLNQMFWRSNLLLGSFNFERVQNMGFAFVMIPAIKRLYPEGEERNEALQRHLEWFNTHPWLTGPIFGVVSAMEEEKANTHELPGNSIAAMKIGLMGPLAGVGDPIFWGTARPVLAALGASLATAGSIAGPLLFFIGINILRLATKYFGLMQGYSRGNELIQSMASGAIKKLTEGASIVGLFVMGALVNKWTTINIPIVATRIKGAGGKVKIQTVQQVLDSILPGMLALLLTLFVSWLLKKKVNPLLIILVIFVIGIAGKAFGFLS from the coding sequence ATGACAGAAAAGAAACTGACAAAAAAAGATTTAAATCAAATGTTCTGGCGGTCAAATTTACTGTTAGGATCGTTTAACTTTGAACGTGTTCAAAATATGGGGTTTGCATTTGTAATGATTCCAGCAATTAAACGTCTTTATCCAGAAGGTGAAGAACGTAACGAGGCATTGCAACGTCATTTGGAATGGTTTAACACTCATCCATGGCTAACTGGTCCGATCTTCGGGGTTGTGAGTGCAATGGAAGAAGAAAAAGCCAACACACACGAATTACCAGGGAATTCGATTGCGGCGATGAAGATTGGTTTGATGGGCCCATTGGCTGGGGTTGGGGATCCGATTTTCTGGGGAACAGCACGACCAGTTTTGGCTGCACTTGGGGCTAGTTTAGCGACAGCCGGGAGTATTGCGGGCCCATTATTGTTCTTTATCGGTATTAACATCTTGCGGTTAGCAACTAAGTATTTTGGGTTGATGCAAGGCTACAGTCGTGGGAACGAATTAATTCAGAGTATGGCCAGTGGTGCCATTAAGAAATTAACGGAAGGTGCTTCGATTGTTGGGTTATTCGTTATGGGGGCTCTCGTTAATAAATGGACGACGATTAATATTCCGATTGTTGCAACGCGGATTAAAGGCGCTGGCGGTAAGGTGAAAATTCAAACGGTTCAACAAGTTTTGGATAGCATTTTACCAGGGATGCTCGCATTATTATTAACCTTATTTGTCTCATGGTTATTGAAGAAAAAAGTGAACCCTTTATTGATTATCCTTGTGATCTTTGTCATCGGGATAGCAGGAAAAGCATTTGGATTCTTAAGCTAG
- a CDS encoding DapH/DapD/GlmU-related protein → MDYSLQSRITGRPIYHDSELLQEIHLVKGNNERLVMEMNTGYHDAAEVRSYLKSITDQEIDETVAVSLPFYTDYGKHITLGKHIFINNNVLFVDLGGITIDDHVLIGPRASLITVNHLENPADRRGLFVKPVHIKQNAWIGAGATILPGVTVGENAIVAANATITKDVPDNMIVAGTPAKVMRQIKLEKEF, encoded by the coding sequence ATGGATTATTCACTACAATCAAGAATCACGGGGCGACCGATCTATCATGATTCAGAGTTGTTGCAAGAAATTCACTTGGTCAAAGGGAATAACGAGCGGTTGGTGATGGAAATGAACACCGGCTATCACGATGCAGCTGAGGTTCGATCGTATTTAAAAAGTATTACGGATCAAGAAATCGATGAAACGGTAGCTGTGTCATTACCGTTTTATACGGACTACGGTAAGCACATCACGCTTGGGAAACATATTTTTATTAATAATAATGTCTTATTCGTCGATCTAGGTGGGATTACGATTGATGATCACGTGTTGATTGGGCCGCGTGCCTCCTTGATAACAGTCAATCATTTGGAAAATCCAGCTGATCGGCGTGGTTTATTCGTTAAACCAGTGCATATCAAACAGAACGCATGGATTGGTGCCGGGGCAACAATTCTACCGGGGGTAACGGTCGGCGAAAATGCGATTGTCGCTGCCAACGCCACGATCACCAAAGATGTGCCAGACAATATGATTGTCGCCGGGACACCGGCAAAAGTCATGCGTCAAATCAAATTAGAAAAGGAGTTTTAA